In the Acidimicrobiales bacterium genome, GGTGAGCATTCCCACCACGCCCGCGACCAGGAGGCCCGCGAGCGCCGCTGCCTGCATCCGTCGTCTCATGCGACCAGCGTCGACCATCCGTCTGACGGCACCCGGACCAGCGCGTGAGCGGCAACTGAACTCCGGTCGACGGTTCCGCGAACCGGTTGCGGTGGACGGGACGGGGGACGGGTGCGACGGTGTCTCCCGTGATCGCCTACCGCAAGGGCCTCCACGAGGTCGCCGACGGGGTCCACGCCTACCTCCAGCCCGACGGCACGTGGGGGTGGAGCAACGCCGGCATCGTCGTCGGCGACGGGGCGTCGTTGCTGGTCGACACTCTGTTCGACCTGAAGCTGACCGGCGAGATGCTGGCGTCGATGGCGGGCCTCACCCGGCGCAGCCCCATCGGGACGGTCGCCAACACCCACGCCAACGGCGACCACTGCTACGGCAACCAGCTGGTGAGCGGCCCGGACGTCGAGATCGTCGCCTCGACCGCGGCGGCCCGGGAGATCGACGAGGTGCAGCCGTCGATGCTGGCCGATGCCCTCGACCTGCTGGTCGACGACCACGGTCCGCTCGGCACGTTCATGCGCCACGCCTTCGGGCCCTTCGCCCTGGCGGAGATCGAGGTGCCGCCGGTGACCCGGGAGTTCTCCGGGGCCGTCGACCTCGACGTGGGCGGCCGGCATGTGCGCCTCATGGAGGTGGGGCCGGCGCACACGGCGGGCGACGTGATCGCCTGGCTGCCCGACGACGGGGTGCTGTTCGCCGGCGACATCCTCTTCGTCGGCGGTACTCCGATCATGTGGGCGGGGCCGATCGGCAACTGGATCGCGGCGTGCGACCTGATCGAGGAGCTCGACCCGGCCGTCGTCGTGCCCGGCCACGGTCCGCTGACCGACCCGGACGGGGCTCGGGAGGTGGGCGACTACCTGCGGTTCGTGCGCGACGAGACCACCGCCCGCCACGCTGCCGGCCTGGGGTGCGCCGAGGCCGCCCGCGACCTCGACCTCGCCGTCAACGGCACCCGCTTCGGCTCCTGGACCGACCGGGAGCGTCTGGTGGTCACCGTCGAGGGCGTCTGGCGCGAGCTCGACCCCACCCACCCGGCACCCGACTTCGTCGCCGTGTTCACCGCCATGGCCGACGACTTCGCCCGCCGCGCCAGCTCCAACTGACCCGACGTTCACAGCCGGTTCACCGGCGGGTTCGTACGGTCGGCCGATGTGGACCCGACGACGACTCGCTGGCGGAGGGGTTCGAGGCCTGGGCCGACGCCGGGTTCAGCGGCTCCATCGCCGTGTCGACCGGCGGCCGCACCGGCTGCCTCGCCGCCTACGGGGACGCCGACCAGGCCGACGGGCGGCCCAACACCGTCGACACCGTGTTCAGCATCGGGTCGATCTCCAAGGCGGTCGCCGCCGCGGCGGTGCTCGACCTGGTCGACCAGGACCGGCCCCGAGCCGGCGGACCAGGTCGAGCCCGTCGCCGTCGGGCAGCCCCAGGTCGAGGCAGGCCACGTCGAACTCGGTCGTGCGCAGCAGCGTCTCGGCGTCGGCGCAGCGGGTCGCCACGTCGACCGCGTAGGACTCGTTGCGCAGGCCGAGCGCCACCACCTCCGCCAGCTCGGCGTCGTCCTCGAGCACCAGGATGCGCATGACCGCGCCACGCTACGACGCCACCTGTGAACCGAACGTGAACCCGCTGGCCCGAGGCCTCCATCGGCGTCGCGGGCAGCCGCCACCGTCGGTGTGCCGGGACCCAGCCGTATACCCCTCGGCGCCGCGGCCAGACCGCCCGGCGCGGCGCGAACCCTGGTGTCGCGGAATCCCCCGAAACTGGGGCCGATCGGGCTGTCACAGGTGCGCGGAACGCGGCATGATCTGCGGAGCGGTGGCGCGATCGGCTCGTTCGGAGCCTCGGCCGCCAGGGGATCAGGTGACGAGGGCGCAGCTGTGGGCGCGCCGGAGGGGGCGACGTGGTCACGTACCGGAACGGGCCGCCGGGTCAGGGGCCCGGTGGCGAGGGAGAACGGCCGGGTGGGAGCTCGCTCAGCGACCCCAACCGGGTGCACGTGACGCTCGCCAACCTGACCGACCTCGTCGACCTCGCTCCCGGTTTCACCGACCGCGACCGTGCCCCGGCCCTCGCTCCCGACCCCGACCAGATCGAGCACGACGCCTTCTGGGGCAGGGCCGCGCCGGAGCCGGCGTACGACCAGCACGAGGGCGAGACGGCCGCGGTCCGGGCGGGCTGGGCCCGACCGGCGGAGCGCTGGCTGCTCGAGCTGCTGGCGGTGGCGGCGGCGTCGGTGGCGTTCGTGTCGCCGTCGATCTCGCTGCTGGTGGTGGTCGTCGGCTGTGTGGTGGGCGGCATGGCGGCGTTCGTCGCGAGTGGGAACCCGTTGGGGTCGCTGCCCGGCCGGACCCTCCGACGCTCGTGGACGCTGCTGCACCCGCGCTCGTCGCTGTGGGCGCCGGCGCTGGTGTCGCGCACGGCGATCGCCGCGGTCGTGCTGTCGGGCGGTGTCGCCGCGGCCGTGTGGGTGGCCGACGAGGGCACCGAGGGCGTGGCCGCTGCGGCACGGGCCGGCGCCTGGGCCGACGGCTTCCGGGTGGCGGCGGTGCTGGTGTGCGCCATGCTGCTGACCAGCGTGGGCGACGGCCACTCCCAGCGGAAGCGGGCGGTGCAGCGCTGGGCCGGGCCCGCCACCGACGGCACGCTGCTGATCCTGGCCGTCAGCTGCTGCGCCGCCGCGGTGCTGACGATCGTGGCCGTCCCGCATCCGACCGACCCCATCGCCTCGCGGGCCGACGGGCTCGGCTGGCTGCCCGCCGGGGCCCGGGCCTTCGCCGACCGGGTGCGCGACGACATCGTCACCAACGAGCTGAACACCCTGGCGTCGTGCCTCTCCTCGCGGAGCGACACGAGCTGGCAGCCGTCCTACTCCTCGCAGAACGCGGCCGGGGCGCCCGACGTGGCCCGCTTCGTGTCGGCCCGGGCGCCGTCGGCCGGCGTGCCCTCCGACCTGGCCACGGTCGTCATGGCGGCCCACAACCAGCTGGCGCCGTGGGTGGAGACGATCGAGGTGGGCTGGTCGACCGGCGAGAGGGTGCGCACCGAGCGCGACACCCTGCCCAGCCGGCAGCCGGTCACCGACGCAGACCGCCTGGTGGCCGCCACCACCGTCGGCAGCCAGTGGCTGAGCGGCGGCCTGCCCGACCCGGCCACCGTCCTGCGTTGCTCCGCGGGCCCCGTGCTCTAGCGTCCCCTCCCACCACCAGGGAGGGACGATGACGCTCAGCCGTCTGTCGAGATCGATCGAGGGCCAGGTCGCCCTGGTGACCGGGGCGGCGTCGGGCATGGGGCGCGCCGCCGCCCGTCTGTTCGCCGACGAGGGTGCCAGGGTGGCGTGCGTCGACGTGAGCGATGCCGTGGCCGAGGTGGCCGACGACATCGAGGCCGCCCACGGCAAGGGGCGCGCCGCCTGGTGGGTGCTCGACGTGGCCGACGCTGCCGCCATCGGCCCGGTGGTGGCCGACGTGGCCGCCCAGCTCGGCCCGGTCGAGATCCTGGTGAACAACGCCGGCATCGCCCGCCCGGCCGTGGTGGAGGGCGACGGCGACGCCTACGAGGCGGCCTGGGCCGAGACGTTGGCCGTCAACCTGACCGCCCACCAGCGCCTGGCCCGGGCCTGCCTGCCGACCGTGCGGCGCATCGTCAACATCTCGTCGACCGAGGGGCTGGGGGCGAGCCGCTTCAACAGCCCCTACGCGGCGGCGAAGCACGGGGTCATCGGCCTCACCCGGGCGCTGGCGGTGGAGCTGGGGGCCCAGGGGATCACCGTCAATGCCGTGTGCCCGGGCCCCGTCCGCACCGGCATGACCGCCGTCATCCCCGATGAGGCCAAGGAGAAGTTCGCCCGCCGCAAGGTGCCGCTGCGGCGCTACGGCGACCCCGAGGAGGTGGCCCACGCCGTGGTGTCGCTCACCCTCCCGGCGATGTCGTTCGTCAACGGCGCCGTCCTGGTCGTCGACGGCGGCATGACCGCCAAGAACGACTAGGACACGCCCTGTCACCCCGCCTGGGCCGGCGATCAGGGCGACGAGCGTTAGGGGGTGTCGGTGGGGAGGGGGATGGTGACCGGCTGGCCGAGGGTGGTGAGGTCGAGGACCAGGTGGAGGGGTGGGCCCTCGGGGGCGTTGGTGATCTCGACGTGGAGCGGGTCGCCGGCGGCGTCGAGGGTGAGCAGCAGCTCGGCGGGGACGGGGTCACGGCCGGACTCCACCTCGCCGAGCACCTCGGGCGGGAGGGTTGCCCGGAAGCGACCGTCGGACAGCTCCTGGCGGTCGACGCCGGCCAGCAACCACGTCGGCAGCAGAGCCGCACCCAGGCGCAGGGGCTCGGGGGCCGGGTCGCCGACGGTCAGGAAGCCCTCGTCGGGCAGGTCGTCACGGCTGTCGGCCAGCCGACCCCAGACGACGGTCCCGTCGGTCACGGTCTCGGTGATCCGGCCGTCGGTGGTCTCGCCCATGTCGTGCAGCCGGCCCGACCGCAGGTCGACCTCGCCGCTCATGGTCAGCTCCACCGTCAGCCACAGGCCGGGACGCACCGGGCTCACGTCGGTCGCCAGCGAGGAGCCGCCGTAGGCGTAGGTGCCGGCGGCCTCCAGCCGGGCGGCGGCCTGCTCGAAGGCGGCGTCGGCCGTGAGGTCGTCGACGGTGGTCGTGGGCGGCGCCACGGTGGTGTCGACGGCGGCCCCGGTGTCGGCGTCGGTCGCCTCCGACGGCTCGTCGTCGCCCCCGGTGAACACGAAGGCCGCCAGCACCAGCACGACGACGGCGGCCACCGCGCCCACCGCCAGCGGCCACCAGCGCCGCTCGGGCCCCGGGTCCGACGGCGGCGGCAAGGGTCGCGGCGCCACGTAGGGCGGCGGGGCCGGAGGGACGGGAGCGCGGACGGGCTCCGGCGGGACGGGAGCGTCGACCGGAGCCGGGGGCAGGTGGACCGGCGGGGGCGCGACGGCCGGGGCGGGGGCGGCGACCAGGGGCGGGTGCGTCGTGACCAGCGCAGGGGCCGGCGCGGCGGCGACCGGCGCGGGCGTCGGGCGGGCGGGAAGGTCGGCGCCGTTGCTGCGCTCGGCCGGGATCGGCAGCGCCGGGCGCGGCGTGGACGCGGCCCGGCGGCGGGCGACCACGGCCACCACGGCCGACCCCGCGACGGCAGCAGCCAGCGCCGATCCCACTCGCAACGTGGTTCGGCGACGTGACGACTCGATCGCCATTGACCGACA is a window encoding:
- a CDS encoding MBL fold metallo-hydrolase; this encodes MSPVIAYRKGLHEVADGVHAYLQPDGTWGWSNAGIVVGDGASLLVDTLFDLKLTGEMLASMAGLTRRSPIGTVANTHANGDHCYGNQLVSGPDVEIVASTAAAREIDEVQPSMLADALDLLVDDHGPLGTFMRHAFGPFALAEIEVPPVTREFSGAVDLDVGGRHVRLMEVGPAHTAGDVIAWLPDDGVLFAGDILFVGGTPIMWAGPIGNWIAACDLIEELDPAVVVPGHGPLTDPDGAREVGDYLRFVRDETTARHAAGLGCAEAARDLDLAVNGTRFGSWTDRERLVVTVEGVWRELDPTHPAPDFVAVFTAMADDFARRASSN
- a CDS encoding response regulator, whose protein sequence is MRILVLEDDAELAEVVALGLRNESYAVDVATRCADAETLLRTTEFDVACLDLGLPDGDGLDLVRRLGAGPGRPGRAPPRRRPPWRSTRC
- a CDS encoding SDR family NAD(P)-dependent oxidoreductase — its product is MTLSRLSRSIEGQVALVTGAASGMGRAAARLFADEGARVACVDVSDAVAEVADDIEAAHGKGRAAWWVLDVADAAAIGPVVADVAAQLGPVEILVNNAGIARPAVVEGDGDAYEAAWAETLAVNLTAHQRLARACLPTVRRIVNISSTEGLGASRFNSPYAAAKHGVIGLTRALAVELGAQGITVNAVCPGPVRTGMTAVIPDEAKEKFARRKVPLRRYGDPEEVAHAVVSLTLPAMSFVNGAVLVVDGGMTAKND